TCCGATATTATGATGGCCTTCGATGAATGCCCGCCTTATCCGGCAGAATATGAGTATGTGAAAAAATCGCTTGAACGCACCACCCGCTGGGCCGAACGCTGCCTCAAGAGCCATGCCCGTCCAAATGACCAGGGGCTGTTCGCCATCGTGCAGGGGGGCATGCATGAGGATCTCCGCCGCCAGAGTGCGGCTGATTTGACTTCCATGGATTTCCCGGGGTATGCTATTGGGGGACTCAGCGTCGGAGAGTCCAAGCAGCTTATGTATGAAGTGCTGGATTACACGGTTCCGCTGCTGCCGCAAGGCAAACCGCGCTATTTGATGGGCGTAGGTTCACCGGATGCGCTGCTGGAAGGGTCAATCCGCGGAATAGACATGTTCGACTGTGTTCTGCCTACCCGCATTGCCCGTAATGGAACAACGATGACCAGTCAGGGGAGACTCGTCGTGCGCAATGCGCAGTATGCCCGTGATTTCGGGCCGCTGGACCCGGAGTGTACCTGTTACACCTGCCGGAACTATTCCCGTGCTTATCTGCGTCATCTGATCAAGGCCGACGAAACCTTCGGCTTGCGGCTGACAACGTACCATAACTTACACTTCCTGCTGGAATTGATGCGTAAAGTGCGTGAAGCCATCATGGAAGATCGGCTGCTTGATTTTCGCGATGAGTTTTTTGCACAATACGGATTATATGATAATCTAAAAGGCTTCTAGAGCGTACGGAGTGTTCATGTTTATTCTTGAAAGGGGGGAAATGATATGTCACAATTTTATATGGCAGCAGGTTCAGGCGGCGGAGGCAGTATTCTGGGTCTAGTAGGTCCTTTTGTACTGATGTTTGTCGTGTTCTACTTCCTGCTGATTCGTCCGCAGCAGAAGAAGACCAAGGCACGCAACGGAATGCTCAAAGCGCTGAAGAAGGGCGATAAGGTAGTTACCATCGGCGGTCTGCACGGAACGATCATGGAGATTTCGGATGACATCGTTATTCTGCGGGTTAATGATGTGACCCGATTGACGTTTGACCGGGGCTCGATCAGTCACGCGGTTGTGGAAGTAGAAGACAAGATGTAATAGTCTCTCTGCCAAATTACATAAAAATCGGCGTTTCTCCTAGGAGAAAACGCCGATTTTTTTATATAATGCTTATCAATTGCTGGCACTACCGTGTATTCGTGACCCGGCCCCGCACTCTAAGGCCCTGTTCCCCGCTGCGCAGGGTAAGCTTGGCAAGCGGTACGGCGATAGCCGTGGACAGCACAGCCAGCAAAGTGCCGCCAATCATGTCGGTCAGCCAGTGAATGCCAAGATAGAAGATTCCAAACACGATAATAACAGCTGAGATTGTACTGATCACCATCCAGCGGCGGTTGCCGGAGCGGTAAGCGAGCAGGGCCATGGATACGGAAATAGCGGTATGCAGGCTCGGGAAGCAGTTATTGAGACCGGATAGCGGCCGGTATTCCTGTTCAAACTTCGGGAAAACATCAAGCATGACAAACCGTACCCCTGCAGGCGCATAGGACCATACCTCGTTAACCGGAAAGTACAGATAGAACGGAATAGCGATAGCATAGGTTAAAATAATGGTGTAGCAGGTCGCATAGAGGATCACACGGTTTTTGTCCAGCAGATAGACCCCGAGCGAGGCCGCCAGCACGGCCTGCAGCATGAAGATATAGAAGAAGACAATTACCGGTGTCAGCCAGGGAGCGTAGAATAGCTCTTGAACCATCCGGACGAAATGCCCCTCCAGGCCGAAGATAAAGCCGGTGTAATCTGCGGTCAGCCGCATCTTCTCTTCGATCTGCAGCTCATATTTATTCAGGGCAAGAATGCTGAACATTCCTATAATAATGAGTGTAAATTTATAGGACCGCAGCAGCTCTCTCCCGATTTCAACTAAGGCCATCAGCGGATTGCGCCCTGCGCCGATCCAGATTAGGATTACAACAATGGCTACGGTATACACAACTACAAGATTCATGGACTGGTACAGCAAAGCATTCGAAGCCTCCTTGATAATCACTCTTATGAAGTCAGATATAGGTAGTGTACCATATTTTCAAGGGAAGGTTTCAAATTTCGAAAATTATATTAATTAGGATTTTTGTAAATTAACTCCAAACATTCCTCCAAGTGCGCTGATGCCTGCAGCCGCCAGAACCCACAGGAAGTCCATTCCTCCCGGTGAACTGTCAAGCGCGAGAAATCCGATCAGGAGCACAGCCAGTCCGTATAACATGCCTGTGAGTCCTCCTTGGTACCAGCCTCTGCGGATGGCTCTGCTGCCTGCGGTGAGGCCTCCGAATGCGGCAGCGACGCCGTGTACAATGTAGGTGTACATCGTGAGGTCCTGTTCCTGCAGTCCGCTGCCCCAGAGCAGGAGGGAAAGGATGAACGCACCCAGCATCATCCACAGGAACGAGCGGATTAAACCCGATAATACCGGACTAGATATTTTCCATGAGAATAGACGCCTGATCAGAGACATGGTAAAACCCCCTAAAAGTTTGTTAACCAAGATACTAATTATTGTATGGGGAGGCTTGCCCCAATAGTACAAGAATAGGCGGGATGACTTTTACCAGTAATTAAGCAGCAGCTTTCCGAATGTTCCCTAGGAGGTCAGGTCAGAATAGGGTTACATTAATCCGCCTATACGGTGGAGTAGCGGAAGGGGAGCGAAGAGAATATGTTCCAGCATATTACGACCCATGTCTTTCTCACCGTGCTGATGTATATCTTCATTTTCCTGAGCATGCGCATCATGGGCAAACGCGAAATCGGCAAGCTGTCTGTATTTGACCTGACCATTTCCATCATGATTGCCGAGATCGCTGTCTTTGTAATTGAGGATATCGAGCGCCCCATCTATGATGGTGTCGTTCCTATGGCGACTCTGGTGCTGATTCAGGTTATCGTCGCACAGCTCAGTCTGAAAAGCCGGAAGCTGCGCTTATTGGTGGATGGCAGACCCAGCATCCTGATTTCGGACGGGAAGATTCACCGGGGCGAAATGCGCAGGCAGCGGTATAACATTGATGATCTGCTATTGCAGCTCCGCGGGCAGAATATTGTCAGTCCCGCTGATGTGGAGTTCGCGATCCTGGAGACAAGCGGGCAGTTAACGGTGATTGAGAAGAATGCCAATGTCACCTCATCCAATCAGTCGGGCAACAGCAGCTCCGGCGCAGAGCGGAAGGAGAAGAACGGCGATAACCAGAAGGACTCCGGCGATGCTGAATCATCCGGCGGTGACTCTGCTTCTGTGAAGCTGCCGAAGCATAAGATCCGTTATGAAGGTCTGCCGATTCCGCTGATTATGGACGGGAAGGTGCAGGACGGCAATCTGGAGATGATCGGGAAGAACCGTTTCTGGCTTAGAACCCAGATCCGGCAGAAGGGTGTCTCTGATTTCCGGGATGTGTTCCTGTGCTCTGTGGATCATAAGGGGGAGCTCTATATTGCCCCGATTAGTCCCCATAAGGGGAAGCAGACCTAACTGCGCCAGCGTCTAAAAAAGGGCACCCGTTCCAGGTCACGCCTGGAGATCAGCCCGGATAACAGGCAGATGCTTAGATAGATGGCCATGCCACAAGTACCAGCGGCCAGAAATTGTATCCACTGCGACTGTGAGATCGGAACAGATGTATAGACATATGACATCCCGGCGGCCATGATGACCGTAGCGGCCAGGATTTTGAGCGGGTCCGACCAGCGTAAGGACATGGCGGTCAGCTTGACCACACTGTAGCCGTGCAGAAGCGTGACAAGCAGGCTGTTAACCATAATGGCGATGATGGCGCCCAGAATGCCGTATTCGGGACGGGAGGCCAGCAGGAGAATCAGCAGGATTTTGACAACGGCGCCTATCAGTGTATTAATCAGAGCCTTGCCCGGCCGGTCCATGGCCTGGAGGGCTGCCTGCAATGGAGCCTGTACGTAGAGAAACACAGCGAACGGGGCCATCATTCTAAGCATAGGTGCCGTATCCGCCGCATTGCCGTACATTAGTGTACAGAGCGGTACGGCAAGAATATACATAACGGCAGCAAACGGGGCACCGGTCACCATGGCGAGCCGCAGCGCCTGGTGCATTCTTTTATGAATCGTGGGGAGGTCGTTGCGGGCGGCGGCCTCGGATAAGGAAGGGACGAGGGAGACGGCCAGCGAGGAGCTAAGCACACCTGGCAACAGCAGCAGCGGAATCACCATTCCCTGCAGGGAACCATATTGTGCAGTTGCGGCGGCGGCCGCGATTCCGGCAAGCGCGAGGCTACGCACGGTAATAATGGATTCCAGAAGGTAAGAGAATGAGCCGATCAGCCGTCCGGCGGTTACCGGCACAGAAATACCGATCAGACGTTTTAAGACAGGTGTGGTTGTCTGTCCGGGCTCGCTTCCGGCACCGCCTTGTATATTCTGAGCAGTTACATCCACGGAAGGCGGGGGTTCGGACCTGTCTTTTTTGTCGTTAAAATAATATTGTCCCAGCAGGGCCAGCATTCCGGCGATCTCCCCCACAGTCACGCCAAGCATGGCACCTGCAGCGGCAAAGGCGATGCCCTTCGGCAGCAGCATCCAGGAGAACCACAGCATGAAGAAGATCCGGATGACCGATTCCAGCACGGAGGAGAAGGCCGAGGGAATCATGTTCTGCCTGCCTTGAAAGTATCCCCGGTAGATGGATGAGACGGCGACGATGGCGATCATGGGGGTCATGCTGACGAAGGTGTAGTAGACACGCTGGTCCGTCAGAAGAACGCTGGATACCCAGGAGGCGCTGAACAGGGCGACGAAGGTGAACACAATGCCCAGCGATAAGCTGAGGGCAAGGCCGGCTTGCAGAATTTTGCGGGACTGCTCCGGGCGGTTCTCCCCTTCGGCTTCCGCTACCAGCTTAGCAATAGCCAGCGGGATTCCTCCTGTAATTACCGTAATAAGGACAATAAAAAACGGGTATCCGAGCTGGTACAGACCCACCCCCTCAGCGCCGATGATCCGGGGCAGGGCAATCCGGGGAATGAAGCCAAGCATCCGGTTAATGATACCGGCGAGCAGCAGGATGATCGTTCCTTGTATAAAGGTCTGTTTTCTCACAGGGCACTCCTTCTTCCTACATATGAGATGAAACTGCAGGTGAATTACCGCAATTATCAAGCCAGGCTTGTATAAGGATATGCCGGTACCGGTGCGCTGCATGACAAGCATTCTATAGACAAGTTTTTTGGCCGAAAGCAGGAAAGTATGAGCGCAAGGTCGAATACGTACCACTGAGCATACGTAATTGAGGAATCTTTGGAGGTGCCTGCACGTGGAATCGGAACAATGGACATATGACGAGCTTAGTGAAGAGATCGAAGCCATGTGCATCAGCAAAGCGGAGGAATTCCGGCTCCTCGGCTATGAATATGTGACCGGTAAGGATATTTGGGATTGCATCAGCCGCAACTATGCCAAGGAGGGAAGACCTCCCCTGCACAGGCTGGTCAATGACATCTACTCGCTTAAGTCAGGCAGTTATATGACTTATCTGACCTTGGCGGCCTACCGGGGATTGAATTAACGGGGGGATTTGCCAAAAGGAACGATTTTCTTTTGCAAACGGGTACGGGAAGCAGTAAAGTAAGTAAAGAGTGTTCAGACTTGTCCTATCAAACGGAGGTATCCTCGCTGTGCAGCAGAACCTGCCGTTTCTTTGTGTGAATCAAGACACCGTCATTCCTCCTGAATTGACGGTCATTTCGCACGTAGCTATAATAGGAATATTGATGTAATGAAAGGGGAACTAGCTAGAGCATGAAGAGAATGTTGAGCTTTATCATTACCGTGGTCGTTCTAACAGGCGTCATGGTATTTACTACTCCCGGGCTGCTGGACAGAGTCCGTCTGGGTCTTGACCTCAAGGGCGGATTCGAAATTCTGTACCACGCAGAGCCAATGGATACGGGAGGAACTCTGACCCGCGCTTCGCTGCAGAAGACTGCTGAGAGTCTCGAGAAGCGGGCGAATGCACTCGGAACCAGCGAGCCTGAGGTGACCACCGAAGGAACGGACCGCATCCGTCTGAAGATCGCAGGTGTTACCGACGAAGCAGAGGTCCGCAAGAAAATGAAAGAACCCGCAGTTCTCACCTTCCGCAGTGCCAAGGAAGGGGATGCTCCCGGAGTATTCAGTAAGATTGAGCTTGTAGGCAGTGACTTCGTGGAAGGTGCGGCAGAGGTTCAACGCGATCAGCTCAACCGTCCCGAAATCAGCATCTCCATCAAAGACAAGAAGAAATTCGCAGAGATTACTGAGCGTCTGCTGGGTAAGGAACTTGCCATCTACCTGGATGAGAACCTGTTATCTGCGCCTCCAACGGTACGAGCTGTCCTGACCGATGGTAAGGCTTCGATCTCCGGGGGATATACCCTGGATGAAGCCCGTGAGATTGCCGATACGATCAACCTCGGTGCTTTGCCGCTGAAGCTGACAGAGAAATATTCCCAGAGCGTAGGGGCTACACTGGGTAAGCAATCTTTGGATGAGACCGTCAGAGCCGGTATTGTCGGTTCTGTGATTATTTTGATCTTCATGCTGCTTATGTACCGTCTTCCGGGCGTACTGGCCAGCTTCGCGCTGATCCTGCACACCTGGCTGCTGATTCTGGTATTTGTCCTGGCGGACTTTACGCTGACACTTCCCGGGATCGCCGCGTTCATTCTCGGTATAGGGATGGCCGTCGACGCCAATATCATTACCAATGAACGGATCAGGGAAGAAATGCGCAGCGGTAAGGGCATTATGTCTTCCGTCAAAGCAGGGAACAAGACCTCCTTCCGTACAGTTATGGATGCGAATGTAACCACTATTATCGTAGCGGCTGTCATGTTCGCCTTCGGTACTGGTGCGGTCAAAGGCTTCGCGCTGATTCTGATCGTGGAAATTGTACTTAGTATCGTAACAAACCTTTATTTTGCCCACTGGCTGCTGACAGTGCTGGTTAAAGCCGGCGCACTCAACAAGCCGAAGCAATTTGGGGTAAAGGAGAGTGACATCAGTGCGCTTTAAGAAAGAGCTTGATTTCGTACATTTAAGTAAATTCTTCTATATCTTCTCGATTGCCCTTACTGTAGCGGGTCTGGTCTTTCTGGCAACCTTCGGCCTGAACTACAGCGTTGACTTCAAGGCCGGGTCCAATGTAGACGTAGCGCTCTCGAAGAGTGTTACGCTGGCTGAGCTTCAGCCAGCCTTAAAGGATGCGGGCATCGAGCATGAACCCACCATTACCGTCGGCGACAAGCGCGTCAACATCCGCTATGATCAAGAGCTGAGTGATGCACAAAGTGAGACCCTCAAGAAGTCAATCAACAAGATTGATGACAAGGCGTCTTTTGAAATCAATACCGTAGATACCGAGATGGCTAAGGAGCTGGCCCGTAATGCGATCTATTCCGTGCTGCTCTCCAGTATCGGGATTATCATCTATGTAAGTATCCGTTTTGAATGGCGTTTTGCGCTGGCGTCCATTGTGGCACTGCTTCATGACGCATTCATGGTAGTGGCGGTCTTCTCGATCTTCCGTCTGGAGGTTGATATTACCTTCATTGTCGCGGTGCTGACCATTATCGGTTACTCGATTAATGATACGATCGTTATCTTTGACCGGATACGCGAGAATCTGCGCTTCGGCAAGCAGAAGTCGTATGAGGACTTGAAGCACCTGGTTAACAAAAGTGTAATGCAGACACTCATGCGTTCTCTTTATACAGCCTTCACCGTATTTATTGCTGCATTCTTCCTGCTGATTATGGGCGGGGAGTCGATCCGCATGTTCTCGCTGGCCATGGTTATCGGTCTGCTCTTCGGAGCATATTCATCGATCTTCATTGCAAGTCCGCTCTGGCTGCTCCTGAAAAAGAATCAGAAGCCTGCGGCGAAGACCCCGGCCAAAGCCTAATAACCGGTTATTCTGTAAAAGCCGCGTCTGTAGCGACGCGGCTTTTCGGAATCTTCGGGTCAGGGCGTCTTGCTTGATTTCATCATCATGAGTTTACTTGCTAGTGGTAAGGAGGGCCTCGTTATGAATGACAAACCATTACCCCGGAAACAAACTGTTGCCTGGACCGGAATCCTAAGTGATGTTCTGCTCGCTGTAGCTAAGGGAAGTATCGGTTATATATCAGGCAGCAAAGCATTGTTGGGGGATGCAATCTATTCCGGAGCAGATGCCGCTGCCAGAGCGGCAGGGGTGATTCCGTGGAACCTGAAGCAGAGTCACAAGGCGGCAGGCTCAGCGGAACGCGGCCGGACTGCGCAAGGAAGCAGGGAGCCGATGGCGGCTATTCTGTTCTCCGTGCTGATTATTATGGGCGGGCTGCAGGTTGCTTTCTCGGCTATCCGTGATTTGACAAGGGGACATCTGTCGGCACCGGAGGAGTCAGCACTTGTTGCTGTCCTGCTGTGCATTGTGTTCAAAGAGGCTGTATTTCAATACCAGTACCGTTATTTCAAAAAAAAGGGTGACGGCAGTCACGCGGCTTATGCCGACAGCCACCGGTTCAGCCTGTATACATCTATAACTGTATTTATCGGGATTGCCCTGGCCATAACCGGAGGATACTTGAACTGGCATCCTCTGCTCTACATGGACCCCATCGCAGCTCTGTTGACCGGATGTCTGATTCTCCGCAAAGGCTATTCATTAATTGCTTCCTCTGTATACAGCAAGAAGATTCAGGAGCTTCCTTCCGAGGAAGCAGCCAGCTTCATTGAGACGGTTCAGCGGGTACACGGAGTCATCCGGGTGGAGCAGCTCCGGGCGCTGGAGGAAGGCAACTATGTGAATCTGCATGTGAAGATTAGTGTGAATCCGCGGATCAGCGTGATGGAGGCACAGGATATTTCGGAATGCGCAAGGAAGCTGCTGCAGCACCGGTTCGTTCATGTCGGTGAGGTTCATATGGATGTTGTGCCGTATGATCCGGGTTATCCTTATAAAAGCAATCACGAGCTCGTGGACAACGATATTCCCACGCTGCTTCAGTAGTCTGCAAGGTGAGAGAAAGGTGAGCTGTATTGCTTCATTCAAAAACAAGCTGGCAATCTCCGGCAGCCGATTCCGAGCGTATTCAGGAACTGGCCCGGAGCCTTTCTATTTCTCCGCTCCTTTCTTCACTGCTGGTGCAAAGAGGTATGGATACCGCTGACAAGGCGCGAGTATTCATGGATGGAGGAGCGGAAGATAGACATGATCCATTCCTGCTCAAAGGAATGGCGGAAGCGGTGCCGCGGATTCAGAAGGCACTGCAAGAGGAAGAGCATATTCTGGTGTACGGTGATTATGATGCAGACGGGGTATCCAGCACAGCGCTGATGATCTACCTGTTGCGTCATCTCGGCGCCTCCTTTGACATTTATATTCCCCACCGCTCCAATGAAGGCTATGGACTGCATAATCATGCGCTGGACTGGGCGGTCCAGCAGGGTGTATCTCTCGTCATTACGGTTGATACTGGTATCAGTGCCTATCATCAGATTGCCTACGCCTCTGAGCTTGGCATTGATGTTATTGTCACGGACCATCATGAGCCGCCGGAGCTGCTGCCTGAGGCCTATGCCCTGATTAACCCGAAGCTGCCGGACTGCCCGTATCCGTTCAAGGGTCTGGCCGGAGTGGGGGTGGCTTACAAGCTGGCTGAGGCGCTCCTGGGCAGCGAAGTGCCGGAGGAATGGTGTGAGATTGCCGCCATCGGTACCGTAGCTGACCTGATGCCGCTGCTGGGCGAGAACCGCAGTCTGGTGCGCAGAGGCCTCAGCAGCATGCGGAATTCCGCGTTCCCCGGCATCCGGGCGCTGCTCTCGGTGGGCGGTATTGCCATGAACACCGTCAGTGCGGTGAATATCGCCTTCGGGATGGCTCCGCGTATTAATGCCAGCGGAAGACTGGATCATGCAGGCCGGGCTGTTACACTGCTGACCACGGAAGATACGGCAGAAGCTGAGCAATTTGCCGGAGAGCTGGATCTGCTGAACAAGGAACGCCAGCTGGTTGTGGAGCGAATTGTCACCGAAGCCTCGGCCAAGCTGGAGGAGAGAATCAGCCGGAGCGGGCTGCCGGATATTATTGTGCTGGCGGACCAGGGCTGGAATGTCGGCGTAGTCGGCATTGTGGCCTCCAAGCTGCTGGAGCGGTATTACCGTCCGGTCATTATTCTGGACATTCATCCGGAGACCGGGATGTGCAAGGGCTCTGCCCGCTCCATCCCGGGTCTCGATATCTATGCGGCCTTATCCTCATGCGCCGAATTGATGGACCACTTCGGAGGACATCCGGCCGCTGCCGGGATGAGTCTGCCGCAGGGCAAGCTGGAAGCCTTCGATGCTGCGCTGAATAGCTATGCTGCGTCTGTTCTGACACCGGAGGACTTCGTAGCGGTTACAGCTGCGGACGGCGAAGTCTCCATTGCCGATCTGACCCTCCAGGCTGCGCTTGAGCTGGAGCGGCTTGCGCCGTTCGGCATGGCTAATCCGCTGCCAAGATTCATTCTGCGCGGAGCGGTTGTGAAGGAGACAAGGAAGATGGGCCAGGAGGGTAAGCACCTGAAGCTTGTGCTCCAGCAGGACAAGCTGACGATTGAAGCTGTAGCCTTCGGCAAGGGTCCACTGGCTGAGCTGCTGCCGGACGGCACAGCCGTGGATGTACTGGCAGAGCTGTCCGTCAATGAATGGAACGGCTCGCGCAAGCCTCAGCTGATGCTGCAGGATCTGGCGGTGCCGAAGGCGCAGCTGTTCGATCTGCGCGGCGCAGCTGATGCTGTCAAGCAGGCAGCGCATATTCAGGAGCTGCTCCGCACCTATAGCGGCAGCAATCCGGGCCGGAGTGCTGCGGTCTTCCAGAACAGCCGGACGACGCCGCTGCGTGATCTTAAGGGCATGTCCCTCTGGGTATACGATGAGTCTGCCGGGATCTCTGCTGTACATCAGCCGGAAGGCGCGCATGATGAAGAGGGACTGTCGCTGCTCTGTGTGCTGGATATGCCCGAGTCCCCGGAACAGCTGGAAGCGCTGTTTACTGCTTTTCCTGAGGCGGAGAACATTGCCCTGCTGCATTCGATCCGTGACGGGCGTGACCGTCTGCAGGTTCCTACCCGTGATCATTTCAAATTGTTATATAAATGGATTGCCGCAATCGCTGCAGCTCCAACTCCTGAGCATGAAGTGCTGCTGCGGCTCAGCCGCCAGTCGGCGCTTGGTGTGCGTATGGTGAGCAGAATGCTGGATGTATTCGATGAGCTTGACTTCATTGAGCGCAGCGGCGGCACAATTACTTTTGTTCCGCAGCCTGCCGCCAAGAGTCTGAGCACATCAGAGCATTTCGTCAGACTGGGCAAGACGGCGGAGATGGAGCAGTATTTCATGGAAGGCAGCCGCAGTGAATTGCAGGAATTCATGCTGTCACGACGTTTAGGGGCCTCATAACAGCTGTACATGCTGTCACGGTCATTGGTTTGAGTAACTTCAGCGGGGTGATCCCCGCTTACTTTTAGGAGATGATGATGTTGGATTTCAAAAACAATATTCGCGTAATTCCGGATTTCCCCCAGGCAGGAATCAGCTTCAAAGATATTACTACGCTGCTGAAGGACGGCGCTGCATACCGTGCTGCCATCGATGAGCTTAAGGCCCTGGTAGCCCACCTGGAGATCGACGTCATTGCCGGACCGGAGGCGCGCGGCTTTGTAGTGGGTGCGCCGCTGGCTTATGCGCTGGGGGTAGGCTTCGTGCCAATCCGTAAAAGCGGCAAGCTTCCTTATGAGACAATCGAAGTAGGCTATGATCTGGAATACGGCAAGGATACCCTTGCTGTGCATACCGATGCGATCAAGCCAGGCCAGAAGGTGCTGATTGCGGATGATCTGCTGGCTACAGGCGGTACGATTGCTACTTCTGTTAACCTGGTAGAGCAGCTTGGCGGCCAGGTGGTCGGCGCTGCATTCCTGATCGAATTGACAGCTCTGTCCGGACGGGACAAGCTGTCCGATATTGAAGTGGTTACCTTGTTGACTTACGAGGATTAATCCCGGTGCCCGGCAACTTTTCCCGGGAAATAAAAAGCGGACTGTTGTCGAATGAAGACAGCAGTCCGCTTTTTTAGTTATTGGCCGAAGTGGGTGGACAATAAAGGATGAGAGTTACTTAATGTGCCGATTTGTCAGCTTCCTGTTCATTGGACAGGCCCAGAACCTCGATCAGCTTGAAGAGCAGGGCGAGAACCATACCGACGATAGTCGCCAGTGCCATTCCCTTCAGTTCTACACCGCCAAGCTTCAGCGAAATGCCGCTGATGCCGACAACCAGGACGAGCGTAGCCAGAATCATGTTGGTGGCTTTGGAGAAATCGACCTTCTGTTCAACGAAGATACGCAGGCCTGATGCCGCAATAACCCCGAACAACAGCAGGGATACACCGCCCATGACCGGCAGAGGAATGTTGGCAATGACCGAGGAGAATGTTCCGGAGAACGACAACACAATGGCGATTACAGCAGCCCCCGCGATAACATATACCGAGTATACCTTGGTCAGAGCCATTACGCCGATATTCTCACCATAAGTGGTATTAGGCGTAGACCCCAGGAATCCAGACAGTACAGTAGAAATCCCGTTTCCCATCAGTGAGCGGTCCAGTCCCGGGTCCTTGGTCAGGTCCTTGCCGACGATATTGCTGGTAACCAGCAAATGGCCGATATGCTCTACAATGACTACAAGTGATACCGGAATGATCGTCAGAATAACCTGCCAGTTGAAGGATGGGGTAATAATAGTGGGATGCGAGAGGAAGCTTGCTTGAGAGATGGCACCAGTATTCACCTCACCCAAGATATAAGCGAGTACATAACCGGTAACGATACCGATGAGGATGTGAATGATTTTGGGGAAGCCGCGGAACAGCACGGAGCCGAGCACGGTAACACCGAGTGTGACGAGCGACAGGGTAATGGCTTTGCCGTCAGGCGTCCATTCAGCGGTAGCTACACCCTCAGGAGCAATGAGTCCGGCCATCCGTGCGGCTACAGGCACAAGCTCAAGTCCGATCGTGGCAACAATTGCTCCCATAACTGCCGGAGGGAACACGACATCAATCCAGCCGGTACCGGCATAACGTACAATTAAGGCCACAAGAATGAATATAACGCCAGTCACGATAAAAGCGCCCAGTGCAAGCGAATATCCGCGCTCATGATCGCCGGCATGCTCTTTGAGCACAAGCAGCACGGGAGAGATGAAGGCAAAGCTTGAACCCAAATAGGCGGGGATTTTGCCGCGGCAGATCAGAATGTAGAGCAAGGTGCCGATACCGTTCATCAGCAGGATCATGCCGGGATCTACCCCGAACAGGTTGGGAACAAGCACGGTGCTGCCGAACATGGCGAACAGATGCTGAAGACTCAGGAGGAAGCCCGGGCCCCAAGGGAGTCTTTCGTTAACTTGAATTTCGCGTTGCAATGGAGTTCACTTCTCTTTCTGATCTAATTTGATTTGACAATTCTTATCTTATAAAAAACCGCCTTTACTAGATTAAATAGATCGGCGGATTTTTACAACAACATTTTTACCCGTGCCACAAAATTGTCTTTTCTTGACCCTTTCCCTGACAGGAATACCACGCTATGGCAAGTGTTGACGGAATCCCTCGTAAGCGTCATAATTATAGACAACTTTAACCTGAGCGTAATGCAGCCGGGAACGCACGGAACCTGCAAATTCTGCATGCTTGCAGGTTCATTTTATTATAGAAGGGAAACGGATACGACGAGAATGGGCATAGAGCAATTAACCGAAAAGGCTGGCGCCTATATAAAAGAAAAAGATCTTCTCCGCATCCGTGAAGCTTATGAATTCGCCGATCAG
The window above is part of the Paenibacillus sp. FSL H8-0048 genome. Proteins encoded here:
- a CDS encoding post-transcriptional regulator; its protein translation is MESEQWTYDELSEEIEAMCISKAEEFRLLGYEYVTGKDIWDCISRNYAKEGRPPLHRLVNDIYSLKSGSYMTYLTLAAYRGLN
- a CDS encoding phosphatase PAP2 family protein, producing the protein MIIKEASNALLYQSMNLVVVYTVAIVVILIWIGAGRNPLMALVEIGRELLRSYKFTLIIIGMFSILALNKYELQIEEKMRLTADYTGFIFGLEGHFVRMVQELFYAPWLTPVIVFFYIFMLQAVLAASLGVYLLDKNRVILYATCYTIILTYAIAIPFYLYFPVNEVWSYAPAGVRFVMLDVFPKFEQEYRPLSGLNNCFPSLHTAISVSMALLAYRSGNRRWMVISTISAVIIVFGIFYLGIHWLTDMIGGTLLAVLSTAIAVPLAKLTLRSGEQGLRVRGRVTNTR
- the spoVB gene encoding stage V sporulation protein B, with the protein product MRKQTFIQGTIILLLAGIINRMLGFIPRIALPRIIGAEGVGLYQLGYPFFIVLITVITGGIPLAIAKLVAEAEGENRPEQSRKILQAGLALSLSLGIVFTFVALFSASWVSSVLLTDQRVYYTFVSMTPMIAIVAVSSIYRGYFQGRQNMIPSAFSSVLESVIRIFFMLWFSWMLLPKGIAFAAAGAMLGVTVGEIAGMLALLGQYYFNDKKDRSEPPPSVDVTAQNIQGGAGSEPGQTTTPVLKRLIGISVPVTAGRLIGSFSYLLESIITVRSLALAGIAAAAATAQYGSLQGMVIPLLLLPGVLSSSLAVSLVPSLSEAAARNDLPTIHKRMHQALRLAMVTGAPFAAVMYILAVPLCTLMYGNAADTAPMLRMMAPFAVFLYVQAPLQAALQAMDRPGKALINTLIGAVVKILLILLLASRPEYGILGAIIAIMVNSLLVTLLHGYSVVKLTAMSLRWSDPLKILAATVIMAAGMSYVYTSVPISQSQWIQFLAAGTCGMAIYLSICLLSGLISRRDLERVPFFRRWRS
- a CDS encoding TIGR04086 family membrane protein, coding for MSLIRRLFSWKISSPVLSGLIRSFLWMMLGAFILSLLLWGSGLQEQDLTMYTYIVHGVAAAFGGLTAGSRAIRRGWYQGGLTGMLYGLAVLLIGFLALDSSPGGMDFLWVLAAAGISALGGMFGVNLQKS
- a CDS encoding DUF421 domain-containing protein — translated: MFQHITTHVFLTVLMYIFIFLSMRIMGKREIGKLSVFDLTISIMIAEIAVFVIEDIERPIYDGVVPMATLVLIQVIVAQLSLKSRKLRLLVDGRPSILISDGKIHRGEMRRQRYNIDDLLLQLRGQNIVSPADVEFAILETSGQLTVIEKNANVTSSNQSGNSSSGAERKEKNGDNQKDSGDAESSGGDSASVKLPKHKIRYEGLPIPLIMDGKVQDGNLEMIGKNRFWLRTQIRQKGVSDFRDVFLCSVDHKGELYIAPISPHKGKQT
- the tgt gene encoding tRNA guanosine(34) transglycosylase Tgt, yielding MAAITYEHIKTCKQSGARLGRVHTPHGIIETPTFMPVGTQATVKTMSPEELKQMEAQIILSNTYHLFLRPGHEIIGEAGGLHKFMNWDRPILTDSGGFQVFSLSDMRKITEEGVHFRSHLNGDKKFLSPEVAMEVQNALGSDIMMAFDECPPYPAEYEYVKKSLERTTRWAERCLKSHARPNDQGLFAIVQGGMHEDLRRQSAADLTSMDFPGYAIGGLSVGESKQLMYEVLDYTVPLLPQGKPRYLMGVGSPDALLEGSIRGIDMFDCVLPTRIARNGTTMTSQGRLVVRNAQYARDFGPLDPECTCYTCRNYSRAYLRHLIKADETFGLRLTTYHNLHFLLELMRKVREAIMEDRLLDFRDEFFAQYGLYDNLKGF
- the yajC gene encoding preprotein translocase subunit YajC; the encoded protein is MSQFYMAAGSGGGGSILGLVGPFVLMFVVFYFLLIRPQQKKTKARNGMLKALKKGDKVVTIGGLHGTIMEISDDIVILRVNDVTRLTFDRGSISHAVVEVEDKM